Within Luteitalea sp., the genomic segment CGCTTGCCGCGCCATGGCGCGCTGCATGTCTGCCGGCAGGTCCACGTGCTTCACTTCGACCGATGAGACCTTGATGCCCCACGGGTCCGTCTGAGAGTCCAGGATTTGTTGAAGCTCGATGTTGAGCCGCTCGCGCTGAGCGAGCAAATCGTCGAGCTCCGCCTGCCCGAGGATGCTCCGCAAGGTGGTTTGCGCGAGCTGCGACGTGGCATAGTGGAAGTTCTCCACCTCGACGATGGCCTTCTGCGGGTTCATCACCCGGAAGTAGAGCACGGCGTTGACCTTCACCGAGACGTTGTCGCGCGTAATGATGTCCTGCGGCGGGACATCGAACACGATCGTCCGCAAGCTGACGCGCACCATGCGGTCGATGGGCCGGAAAACAAAGATGAGCCCGGGGCCTTTGGGCTGTGGCAGCAGCTTACCCAACCGGAAGATGACGCCCCGCTCGTACTCGTTCAGGATCTTGAGCGAGTTGAGCAGGTACAGTACGACGATCCCGAGAATTATCACCAATGGAGAAAGGGTCATGACGTGGAGCCTCCGGGAGACGAACGTTCGATAGGGCGAATGGTGAGCGTCAAACCATCGATAGCGACAACCTCCACAGGAGTGTCGCGCGGAATCGACTCGTGGGCGGTCGCAGACCAGAATTCACCGTGCACACTGACCGTCCCGATGCCGCCGACTGGGACGTCGGTGAGGGCGCGGCCACGCTCACCCGCCATGCCGGCGGTACCCGTAACCGCGGGTTGCCGCTGCGAGGCGAGCGCGAGGCGGCCGAGGAAGACGAAGATCGCAGCAAAGGCCAGTGATACCGGCACGATGAGGCCCAAGTTGACCGTCACGCCAGGCGTGTTGCCCATCATGACGATCCAGCCCAGGATGAGGCTGACCGCGCCACCGACGCCCAGCGCACCAAAGCTCGGCACCTTCAGCTCGAGGACGAGCAACCCCAGTCCGAGGGCGATGAGCAGCAAGCCGGTGACGTCGATTGGCAGCACCTGGAATGCAAGGAATGCGAGCAGCAGGCAGAGCCCGCCAACCACCCCAGGAACGATCGACCCTGGGTACCACAGCTCGACGGTGA encodes:
- a CDS encoding slipin family protein, whose translation is MTLSPLVIILGIVVLYLLNSLKILNEYERGVIFRLGKLLPQPKGPGLIFVFRPIDRMVRVSLRTIVFDVPPQDIITRDNVSVKVNAVLYFRVMNPQKAIVEVENFHYATSQLAQTTLRSILGQAELDDLLAQRERLNIELQQILDSQTDPWGIKVSSVEVKHVDLPADMQRAMARQAEAEREKRAKIIHAEGELSASEKLAQAAAVINREPAAITLRYLQTLTDISAEHNSTIIFPLPIDLLRMVRDAAGSSNSPR
- a CDS encoding nodulation protein NfeD; protein product: AASAGFYITLAADVAVMAPGTHIGAAHPATIGGSPGEQKEGSRTMEEKAASDLAAYARSLAEARGRNVALSDEAVRKSRSFTESEALEAKPPLIDFIAADVNDVIRQLDGRRITRFNDREATLRTAGARVEHLAPNWRQRFLGAIAHPQIAVLLFSLGMLGLTVELWYPGSIVPGVVGGLCLLLAFLAFQVLPIDVTGLLLIALGLGLLVLELKVPSFGALGVGGAVSLILGWIVMMGNTPGVTVNLGLIVPVSLAFAAIFVFLGRLALASQRQPAVTGTAGMAGERGRALTDVPVGGIGTVSVHGEFWSATAHESIPRDTPVEVVAIDGLTLTIRPIERSSPGGSTS